The following proteins come from a genomic window of Pirellulaceae bacterium:
- a CDS encoding extracellular solute-binding protein, with the protein MNSNYRPWFWMKFGVATLSLGFLFLVIGCTSKSSDYSNSNELTETPAVTIEFPDGDPSVPADLGGPGFTGEGWTTAKPGVVGDPNAVKGGVISTSIPNWPDNLRRFGTGSNTWLNYLVRDLCYESLCNVDPMSLEIVPGLASHWQISEDNLTFRFRIDPRAHWSDGSPVVAEDWAETYRLIDDDTLIDPMTKQTICGKMEAPKILSKYMLEVKCKEKSWRNFLSFAGMTPLPAHEINGMTGTEFLEKYNFAFTATSGPYLVRPADIKKNESLTITRRDDYWAKDKEANKGLYNFDKIRLVVIRDRRLGFDKACKGEIDFHPVFTAKWWVEDVTPLPAYENGQLIRSEIFTRYPKGFQGMAFNMREPPLNDARVRKAIAHLYDRKTLLKKFAYDQYDALKSYYPGSDAANPNNKMIEYDPATAVKLLSEAGWTERDGDGILTKDGKRLSFTIMYRSEAFEKYLTSVQESCRKVGVEVILTRVTPETLWKNMMERTFQVASMAWGATLYPNPISNWSTEMADQKGSNNITGFNNKKADGIIAKYDAEFEISKRTLLLRELDALIHDQVPYALDWYNPCERILYWNKFGMPAYGLPRYGEYESAFVYWWYDPQKADRLKATLKNGESMAPIPELQIRPWENDSTSNQATN; encoded by the coding sequence ATGAACAGTAATTACCGTCCCTGGTTTTGGATGAAATTTGGAGTTGCGACTCTGAGTCTTGGGTTTTTGTTCCTCGTGATCGGCTGTACATCAAAGTCGTCAGATTACTCGAATTCGAACGAATTGACCGAGACTCCGGCCGTAACCATTGAGTTTCCCGACGGTGACCCGTCCGTTCCGGCAGACTTGGGGGGGCCAGGATTCACGGGTGAAGGATGGACAACAGCTAAGCCAGGAGTCGTGGGGGATCCCAATGCGGTGAAAGGGGGAGTGATTAGTACATCGATTCCCAACTGGCCTGACAATCTGCGACGTTTTGGGACCGGGTCGAACACTTGGTTGAATTATCTGGTACGAGATCTTTGTTACGAGTCACTCTGCAATGTGGATCCGATGTCTTTAGAGATCGTACCCGGTCTGGCATCACACTGGCAGATTTCGGAAGACAATCTAACGTTTCGCTTTCGCATTGATCCGCGAGCTCATTGGTCAGATGGTTCTCCTGTCGTGGCCGAAGACTGGGCTGAGACTTATCGGCTGATTGATGATGACACGCTCATTGACCCAATGACCAAGCAAACGATTTGTGGAAAGATGGAAGCGCCGAAGATTTTGTCCAAGTACATGTTGGAGGTCAAATGTAAGGAGAAGAGTTGGCGAAATTTTCTCTCTTTTGCCGGCATGACACCGTTGCCCGCTCATGAGATCAACGGCATGACCGGGACGGAGTTTTTAGAGAAGTATAACTTCGCATTTACAGCCACCAGCGGTCCTTATCTTGTGCGGCCGGCAGACATCAAAAAGAATGAATCACTGACGATTACTCGTCGTGATGATTACTGGGCCAAGGATAAAGAGGCTAACAAAGGGCTTTATAATTTTGACAAAATTCGGCTCGTTGTGATTCGAGATCGCCGCTTGGGTTTCGATAAGGCATGCAAGGGGGAAATCGATTTCCACCCTGTGTTCACTGCCAAGTGGTGGGTTGAGGATGTGACGCCTCTACCCGCCTATGAAAACGGTCAACTGATTCGCAGTGAAATCTTCACGCGATATCCAAAGGGGTTTCAAGGAATGGCGTTCAATATGCGGGAACCGCCATTGAACGATGCGCGGGTACGGAAAGCGATTGCGCACCTTTACGACCGGAAGACTTTGCTCAAGAAATTTGCCTATGACCAATATGACGCACTCAAGTCCTATTATCCCGGAAGTGATGCGGCGAATCCAAATAACAAAATGATTGAGTACGATCCGGCAACTGCAGTCAAGTTGTTGTCGGAGGCTGGTTGGACCGAACGCGATGGTGACGGCATCCTGACCAAAGATGGTAAGCGATTGAGCTTCACCATTATGTATCGAAGCGAAGCATTCGAGAAGTATTTAACGAGCGTTCAAGAGTCGTGCCGCAAGGTCGGAGTCGAAGTAATTCTCACGCGAGTGACTCCAGAAACGCTATGGAAAAATATGATGGAGAGAACTTTCCAAGTTGCCAGTATGGCATGGGGAGCCACGCTCTACCCGAATCCTATTTCCAATTGGTCGACTGAAATGGCCGATCAAAAAGGAAGTAACAACATTACGGGATTCAATAATAAAAAAGCAGATGGAATCATTGCAAAGTACGATGCGGAGTTCGAAATCAGCAAACGTACTTTGCTGCTGAGAGAATTGGATGCTTTGATCCATGATCAAGTGCCCTATGCCCTGGATTGGTATAATCCATGTGAACGAATTTTGTACTGGAATAAGTTTGGTATGCCGGCCTACGGTCTGCCACGTTACGGTGAATATGAATCGGCGTTCGTCTACTGGTGGTATGATCCCCAGAAGGCGGATCGGTTAAAGGCCACACTGAAAAATGGTGAGTCCATGGCACCGATTCCCGAGTTACAGATACGTCCTTGGGAAAATGATTCCACGTCTAACCAAGCCACGAACTGA